A window of Streptomyces sp. SAI-127 contains these coding sequences:
- a CDS encoding DEAD/DEAH box helicase: protein MSISSTDHVVVPENEGTEGVTEATAEVTFASLGLPEGVVRKLAQNGVTTPFPIQAATIPDALAGKDILGRGRTGSGKTLSFGLPTLARLSGGRTEKHKPRAVILTPTRELAMQVADALQPYGDVLGLKMKVVCGGTSMSNQIYALERGVDVLVATPGRLRDLINRGACSLQDIEVAVIDEADQMSDLGFLPEVTELLDQVPAGGQRMLFSATMENEISTLVKRYLSNPVTHEVDSAQGNVTTMSHHILIVKPKDKAPVTAAIASRKGRTIIFVRTQLGADRIAEQLCDSGVKADALHGGMTQGARTRVLEDFKKGYVNALVATDVAARGIHVDGIDLVLNVDPAGDHKDYLHRAGRTARAGRTGTVVSLSLPHQRRQIFRLMEDAGVDAGRHIINSGTAFEPEVAEITGARSMTEVQSESAANAAQQAEREVTQLTKELERAQRRATELREEADRLVARAARERGEDPETAVAEAQAVVAEAAEAAEAVVAEQPAERPAYEQPRQRRDERGNYERRDDRRDDRGGRSFERRDDRGGFNRDRRDGERGGFRRDDRGGRSFERRDDRPSGGGFNRDRRDDRPTGGGFNRDRRDERPSGGFRRDDRPSGGFNRDRRDDRPSGGFNRDRRDERPSGGFRRDDRPTGGGFNRDRRDERPSTHRGSDRPFNRDRQGDRPTGGGFRSGGHDRPSGRRDDHRGTGTGTGSFGRRDDKPRWKRNG from the coding sequence ATGTCCATTTCCAGTACTGATCACGTCGTCGTGCCCGAGAACGAGGGCACCGAGGGCGTCACCGAGGCCACCGCCGAAGTCACCTTCGCGAGCCTCGGTCTCCCCGAGGGCGTCGTGCGCAAGCTCGCCCAGAACGGCGTGACCACCCCCTTCCCGATCCAGGCCGCGACCATCCCGGACGCCCTGGCCGGCAAGGACATCCTCGGCCGTGGCCGCACCGGCTCCGGCAAGACCCTCTCCTTCGGTCTGCCGACCCTGGCCCGCCTCTCCGGCGGCCGCACCGAGAAGCACAAGCCGCGCGCCGTCATCCTCACCCCGACCCGTGAGCTCGCGATGCAGGTCGCGGACGCGCTGCAGCCCTATGGCGACGTCCTCGGCCTGAAGATGAAGGTCGTCTGCGGCGGTACGTCCATGAGCAACCAGATCTACGCCCTGGAGCGCGGTGTCGACGTGCTCGTCGCCACTCCGGGCCGGCTGCGTGACCTCATCAACCGCGGCGCCTGCTCCCTGCAGGACATCGAAGTCGCCGTCATCGACGAGGCCGACCAGATGTCCGACCTGGGCTTCCTGCCCGAGGTCACCGAGCTGCTCGACCAGGTCCCGGCCGGCGGCCAGCGGATGCTGTTCTCGGCCACGATGGAGAACGAGATCTCCACGCTGGTCAAGCGCTACCTGAGCAACCCGGTCACGCACGAGGTCGACAGCGCCCAGGGCAACGTCACGACCATGTCGCACCACATCCTGATCGTGAAGCCCAAGGACAAGGCGCCGGTCACCGCGGCCATCGCCTCCCGCAAGGGCCGCACCATCATCTTCGTCCGCACCCAGCTGGGCGCCGACCGCATCGCCGAGCAGCTGTGCGACTCCGGTGTGAAGGCCGACGCGCTGCACGGCGGTATGACGCAGGGCGCGCGCACCCGTGTGCTGGAGGACTTCAAGAAGGGCTACGTCAACGCGCTCGTCGCGACCGACGTCGCCGCCCGTGGCATCCACGTCGACGGCATCGACCTCGTCCTGAACGTCGACCCCGCCGGTGACCACAAGGACTACCTGCACCGCGCCGGCCGTACCGCTCGCGCGGGCCGCACCGGCACGGTCGTCTCCCTGTCCCTGCCGCATCAGCGCCGGCAGATCTTCCGGCTGATGGAGGACGCGGGCGTCGACGCCGGGCGTCACATCATCAACTCCGGTACTGCCTTCGAGCCCGAGGTCGCCGAGATCACCGGCGCCCGTTCGATGACCGAGGTCCAGTCCGAGTCCGCGGCCAACGCGGCTCAGCAGGCCGAGCGCGAGGTCACCCAGCTCACCAAGGAGCTCGAGCGGGCGCAGCGGCGCGCGACCGAGCTGCGCGAGGAGGCCGACCGCCTGGTCGCCCGGGCCGCCCGCGAGCGCGGTGAGGACCCGGAGACGGCGGTCGCCGAGGCGCAGGCCGTGGTGGCCGAGGCCGCGGAGGCGGCTGAGGCCGTGGTCGCCGAGCAGCCCGCCGAGCGTCCCGCGTACGAGCAGCCGCGTCAGCGCCGTGACGAGCGGGGCAACTACGAGCGTCGTGACGACCGTCGGGACGACCGTGGTGGCCGTTCCTTCGAGCGTCGTGACGACCGTGGCGGCTTCAACCGCGACCGCCGGGACGGCGAGCGGGGCGGGTTCCGCCGTGACGACCGTGGTGGCCGTTCCTTCGAGCGCCGTGACGACCGTCCCTCGGGTGGCGGCTTCAACCGCGACCGCCGTGACGACCGCCCCACCGGCGGTGGTTTCAACCGTGACCGTCGTGACGAGCGTCCCTCGGGCGGCTTCCGTCGTGACGACCGCCCCTCGGGTGGCTTCAACCGCGACCGCCGTGACGACCGCCCCAGCGGCGGCTTCAACCGTGACCGTCGTGACGAGCGTCCCTCGGGCGGCTTCCGCCGTGACGACCGCCCCACCGGCGGTGGCTTCAACCGCGACCGCCGCGACGAGCGTCCGTCCACCCACCGGGGCAGCGACCGTCCCTTCAACCGTGACCGTCAGGGCGACCGCCCCACCGGCGGCGGGTTCCGCTCCGGCGGCCACGACCGCCCCTCCGGCCGTCGTGACGACCACCGCGGCACCGGCACCGGCACCGGTTCCTTCGGCCGCCGTGACGACAAGCCGCGTTGGAAGCGCAACGGCTGA
- a CDS encoding amino acid permease, whose product MTDDDIASGLSDEERLAQLGYTQVLARRMSAFSNYAVSFTIISVLSGCLTLYLFGMNTGGPAVITWGWVAVGLMTLFVGLSMAEICSAYPTSAGLYFWAHRLAPPRTAAAWAWFTGWFNVLGQVAVTAGIDFGAASFLGAYLNLQFDFEVTPGRTVLLFAAILILHGLLNTFGVRIVALLNSVSVWWHVVGVAVIVGALTFAPDHHQSASFVFGEFVNNTGWGSSFYVVLLGLLMAQYTFTGYDASAHMTEETHDASTAGPKGIVQSIWTSWIAGFVLLLGFTFAIQSYDGALSSPTGAPPAQILLDALGATAGKLLLLVVIGAQLFCGMASVTANSRMIYAFSRDGALPFSHVWHTVSPRTRTPVAAVWLAAGGALLLGLPYLINVTAYAAVTSIAVIGLYIAYVIPTLLRLRRGDAFDRGPWHLGRWSRAIGVVSVAWVAVITVLFMLPQVSPVTWETFNYAPVAVLAVLGFAWTWWVASARHWFLNPDHARTRAREAARVNAPEPVDP is encoded by the coding sequence ATGACAGATGACGACATAGCGAGTGGGCTGTCCGACGAAGAGCGGCTTGCCCAGCTCGGCTACACGCAGGTCCTGGCCCGCCGCATGTCGGCGTTCTCCAACTACGCGGTCTCCTTCACGATCATCTCGGTCCTGTCGGGCTGCCTGACCCTCTACCTCTTCGGCATGAACACGGGCGGTCCGGCCGTGATCACCTGGGGCTGGGTCGCCGTAGGCCTGATGACACTGTTCGTCGGCCTGTCGATGGCCGAGATCTGTTCGGCGTACCCGACGTCCGCGGGCCTGTACTTCTGGGCCCACCGCCTGGCGCCGCCCCGGACCGCGGCCGCCTGGGCGTGGTTCACGGGCTGGTTCAACGTGCTCGGCCAGGTGGCGGTGACGGCGGGCATCGACTTCGGCGCCGCGTCCTTCCTCGGGGCCTATCTGAACCTGCAGTTCGACTTCGAGGTGACGCCCGGCCGGACCGTGCTGCTGTTCGCCGCGATCCTGATCCTGCACGGCCTGCTGAACACCTTCGGCGTACGGATCGTGGCCCTGCTGAACAGCGTGAGCGTGTGGTGGCACGTGGTCGGCGTGGCCGTGATCGTCGGAGCGCTCACCTTCGCCCCGGACCACCACCAGTCGGCGTCCTTCGTCTTCGGCGAGTTCGTGAACAACACGGGCTGGGGCAGCAGCTTCTACGTGGTCCTGCTCGGCCTCCTGATGGCCCAGTACACCTTCACCGGCTACGACGCCTCGGCCCACATGACCGAGGAGACCCACGACGCGTCGACGGCCGGCCCGAAGGGCATCGTCCAGTCGATCTGGACGTCGTGGATAGCCGGCTTCGTCCTGTTGCTGGGCTTCACGTTCGCGATCCAGTCGTACGACGGGGCGCTGTCGTCACCGACGGGCGCTCCGCCGGCCCAGATCCTCCTCGACGCGCTCGGCGCCACCGCCGGCAAACTCCTGCTGCTGGTCGTCATCGGCGCCCAGTTGTTCTGCGGGATGGCCTCGGTGACCGCCAACAGCCGCATGATCTACGCCTTCTCGCGCGACGGCGCGCTGCCGTTCTCGCACGTGTGGCACACGGTGAGCCCCCGCACCCGGACCCCGGTGGCGGCGGTGTGGCTGGCGGCGGGCGGAGCGCTGCTGCTGGGCCTGCCGTACCTGATCAATGTGACCGCGTACGCGGCGGTGACGTCCATCGCCGTCATCGGCCTCTACATCGCCTACGTCATCCCGACGTTGCTGCGGCTGCGCAGGGGTGACGCCTTCGACCGCGGACCGTGGCACCTGGGCCGCTGGTCGCGTGCGATCGGCGTGGTCTCGGTGGCGTGGGTCGCCGTCATCACGGTGCTGTTCATGCTTCCGCAGGTCTCCCCGGTCACCTGGGAGACCTTCAACTACGCCCCGGTCGCCGTCCTGGCCGTCCTCGGCTTCGCCTGGACCTGGTGGGTGGCCTCGGCCCGGCACTGGTTCCTGAATCCCGACCACGCGCGCACCAGGGCCCGCGAGGCGGCCCGCGTGAACGCCCCCGAACCGGTCGATCCCTGA
- a CDS encoding metallophosphoesterase: protein MARVPAAVLTARSILNVLRKPPRALARQYGRRRSHPSVELVHQPHPWTRALGLVAVVLLGAWLGLLIVGNVRVPVGPMNTTMTLRPSLSGGTKINVSPLGALQLDSHQAPVRLDVNVDQLDPERSQALVDHPERLSGLQDEVATDVEHGTLDLAVRSVVAVVSGATALGLAVYRRPRRALAAGGLALSLLAACGGTAYATWNPESVLEPKFSGLLSSAPSLVGNARSIVTEFDVYQKELARLVTNVTKLYDVTSTLPAYQPDPTTIRVLHVSDIHLNPASWKIIASLVEQYKVNVIVDSGDTMDHGTAAENGFLDPIPDLGAPYVWVRGNHDSLTTQRYMEGLKRVHVLDNGKAETIAGLRFAGMGDPQFTPDRSTNPGADESQEAAGDRLAAALREQRAAGTPVDLAIAHEPSAAREVDGEVPMILSGHLHHQEMEVMKKGTRLRVEGSTGGSGLRAVEGKYPDPIEASILYMDRDTRRLQAWDEIKLGGLGLTTAEVSRHLPEDNQPGATPSPTGSPTTSPTGSP from the coding sequence ATGGCCCGCGTCCCCGCCGCAGTCCTGACCGCCCGGAGCATCCTGAACGTCCTACGCAAGCCCCCGCGAGCCCTCGCCCGCCAGTACGGCAGGCGCCGGTCCCACCCGTCCGTCGAACTCGTCCACCAGCCGCACCCCTGGACCCGCGCACTCGGCCTGGTCGCCGTCGTCCTTCTGGGCGCATGGCTCGGTCTGCTGATCGTGGGCAATGTCCGGGTCCCGGTCGGCCCCATGAACACGACGATGACCCTGCGCCCGTCCCTCTCCGGCGGCACGAAGATCAACGTGTCCCCGCTCGGCGCGCTCCAGCTGGACAGCCACCAGGCGCCGGTCCGCCTCGACGTCAACGTCGACCAGCTCGACCCGGAACGCTCCCAGGCCCTCGTCGACCACCCCGAGCGCCTCTCCGGCCTCCAGGACGAGGTCGCCACCGACGTCGAGCACGGCACCCTCGACCTGGCCGTCCGCTCCGTCGTCGCCGTGGTGTCGGGCGCCACGGCCCTCGGCCTCGCGGTCTACCGCCGCCCGCGCCGGGCCCTCGCGGCCGGCGGCCTCGCCCTGAGCCTCCTGGCGGCCTGCGGTGGCACGGCGTACGCCACCTGGAACCCGGAATCCGTCCTGGAGCCGAAGTTCTCGGGACTGCTCTCCTCCGCCCCGTCGCTGGTCGGCAACGCGCGCAGCATCGTCACCGAATTCGACGTCTACCAGAAGGAGTTGGCCCGCCTGGTGACGAACGTCACGAAGCTCTACGACGTCACGTCCACCCTCCCGGCCTACCAGCCGGACCCCACCACCATCCGGGTCCTGCACGTCTCCGACATCCATCTGAACCCCGCGAGCTGGAAGATCATCGCCTCGCTGGTGGAGCAGTACAAGGTCAACGTGATCGTCGACTCCGGCGACACCATGGACCACGGCACGGCGGCGGAGAACGGCTTCCTGGACCCGATCCCCGACCTCGGCGCGCCGTACGTCTGGGTCCGCGGCAACCACGACTCCCTCACCACCCAGCGCTACATGGAGGGCCTGAAGCGGGTCCACGTCCTGGACAACGGCAAGGCGGAGACGATCGCCGGACTGCGGTTCGCGGGCATGGGCGACCCCCAGTTCACCCCCGACCGCTCCACGAACCCGGGTGCCGACGAGTCCCAGGAGGCGGCGGGCGACCGCCTGGCCGCGGCCCTGCGCGAGCAGCGGGCCGCCGGCACCCCGGTCGACCTCGCGATCGCCCACGAGCCCTCGGCCGCCCGCGAGGTCGACGGCGAGGTCCCGATGATCCTCTCGGGCCACCTCCACCACCAGGAGATGGAGGTCATGAAGAAGGGCACCCGGCTGCGGGTGGAGGGCTCCACCGGCGGCAGCGGGCTACGGGCCGTCGAGGGCAAGTATCCCGACCCCATCGAGGCCTCGATCCTCTACATGGACCGCGACACCCGCCGTCTGCAGGCCTGGGACGAGATCAAACTCGGCGGCCTGGGCCTCACGACGGCGGAGGTCAGCCGCCACCTCCCGGAGGACAACCAGCCGGGAGCGACCCCCTCGCCCACGGGTTCGCCCACCACCTCACCCACGGGCAGCCCCTAA
- a CDS encoding FG-GAP-like repeat-containing protein: MRHLIRTAATAGILALGIGLVPALAAPAVADTPGQLDITPNWRAVPREDSLGSFGATGFVHSPEDADPSFGQEFQWTRLDTGQTTTLLGYGNNEDAGFAEFGAESDYVAHHDLGSIDIQNMADGTTHRFTVPYGSGDLFRGLLGSTVVVQDYTDNDLQTVDSWYLLPADNPVVDAKLTVTGWPEGTDLKQVRLVAGDAREAVVRFATSAADAENGRYDRLGLIDLETGRLRTLAANTGWSPYVALAGDDVLWIDSDRVAHLRSRTDLDAPERTFPVPSDLDISKIGLLDGQLLAFTQADGTDAALRRSLVALSFDGQRRTLLEKADKEAVQIAGGGVAVIGGTSSADWYVQKVTVGGDGLPRLEKVQRLAPVAAGVDAIALSAGTLSTVEKEGPQGAGFYNRTLSPAQAPTSASDPVYVGRESGRSYDYTVCGQMACTQLLNSGDGRTVYQVRNYQSSPAQVEIVGRRGPDRADRALTGNFDGRLTEATGRYAVYQSGRPTVPGYPVPDGTTIVVDLDTGSVVDQRPETGATVWGGTLYAATATAGTVARKDLPTGKDAGTLDTGAPCVPVELQSAGPWLYWTCEQFRQHGVINVDTGEKIALPAGRGGLLGDGYFVNQRYTGSNLRLTEFQSGGTAVTRDLGIPMSTDGSETRRRTWAVDRFGGGIAYVDKENLVHVVPSGVPASPLTATQAVTPTAFKAADTWKASWQLSKPAASWKLTLRAADGTVVRTLGGGESRSSVTAAWDGRTSTGVYAPNGTYTWTLTVQPADGQGTPLTATGRTALTGGAAVRHDHVGDDGVGDLLTLDSSGALAFQKGTGKGTFSGKVSASGWPTTIKAVPFGDLSGDRCNDVLVRLSSGALRLYKPGCGAAVKPSMSYTSLGTSGWNQYDVLTSAGDVTKDGRPDLIARNSSTGAVYLYKGTSTGKLSARVKLYDNWKTYKKVVGAGDLNGDGIGDLLAQDKANTLYRYYGKGNGTFSARTRVFANWGGSYNAVVGVGDITGDGKADLVSRDSGGNLYRNNGDGKGSFGGRTKIAGGWGGYKGVF; this comes from the coding sequence ATGCGGCATCTGATCAGAACGGCGGCCACGGCCGGCATCCTGGCGCTGGGCATCGGCCTCGTCCCGGCCCTCGCCGCACCGGCCGTCGCGGACACCCCGGGACAGCTCGACATCACGCCCAACTGGCGTGCCGTGCCCCGCGAGGACTCGCTGGGCTCCTTCGGCGCGACCGGGTTCGTGCACTCGCCCGAGGACGCCGACCCGAGCTTCGGGCAGGAGTTCCAGTGGACGCGGCTGGACACCGGCCAGACCACGACCCTGCTCGGCTACGGAAACAACGAGGACGCCGGTTTCGCAGAGTTCGGCGCCGAGTCGGACTACGTGGCCCACCACGACCTGGGCTCCATCGACATCCAGAACATGGCGGACGGCACCACGCACCGGTTCACCGTGCCCTATGGCTCGGGCGACCTCTTCCGGGGCCTGCTCGGCTCCACCGTCGTGGTCCAGGACTACACGGACAACGACCTCCAGACGGTGGACAGCTGGTACCTGCTGCCCGCCGACAACCCGGTCGTCGACGCCAAGCTCACCGTCACCGGCTGGCCCGAGGGCACGGACCTCAAACAGGTGCGGCTGGTCGCGGGCGACGCCCGGGAGGCCGTCGTACGCTTCGCCACCTCGGCCGCCGACGCGGAGAACGGCCGCTACGACCGGCTCGGTCTGATCGACCTGGAGACCGGTCGGCTGCGCACGCTCGCGGCGAACACCGGCTGGTCCCCGTATGTGGCACTCGCCGGGGACGACGTGCTCTGGATCGACTCCGACCGCGTGGCGCACCTGCGTTCCCGCACCGACCTGGACGCTCCCGAGCGGACCTTCCCGGTCCCATCCGACCTGGACATCTCGAAGATCGGGCTGCTCGACGGGCAGTTGCTGGCCTTCACCCAGGCCGACGGCACCGACGCGGCACTCAGGCGGAGCCTGGTCGCGCTCTCGTTCGACGGGCAGCGCCGGACCCTGCTGGAGAAGGCCGACAAGGAGGCCGTACAGATCGCGGGCGGCGGTGTCGCGGTGATCGGCGGGACCTCGTCGGCGGACTGGTACGTGCAGAAGGTCACCGTCGGCGGGGACGGCCTGCCGCGGCTGGAGAAAGTGCAGCGGCTGGCCCCGGTCGCGGCGGGCGTGGACGCGATCGCGCTGAGCGCGGGCACCCTGTCCACCGTGGAGAAGGAGGGGCCGCAAGGGGCCGGGTTCTACAACCGCACCCTCAGCCCCGCCCAGGCGCCCACGTCCGCGTCCGACCCGGTGTACGTCGGACGGGAGAGCGGACGGTCGTACGACTACACGGTCTGCGGGCAGATGGCCTGCACCCAGCTCCTCAACAGCGGTGACGGACGCACGGTCTACCAGGTCCGCAACTACCAGTCGAGCCCCGCCCAGGTCGAGATCGTCGGCCGCCGCGGACCCGACCGGGCGGACCGTGCCCTGACGGGGAACTTTGACGGGCGGCTCACCGAGGCCACCGGCCGGTACGCCGTCTACCAGAGCGGCCGGCCGACGGTCCCCGGGTACCCGGTACCGGACGGGACGACGATCGTCGTCGACCTCGACACCGGCTCGGTCGTGGACCAGCGGCCGGAGACCGGCGCGACCGTGTGGGGCGGCACGCTGTACGCGGCCACGGCCACGGCCGGTACGGTCGCCCGCAAGGACCTCCCCACCGGCAAGGACGCCGGAACCCTCGACACGGGCGCGCCCTGTGTGCCGGTCGAACTGCAGAGCGCCGGGCCATGGCTCTACTGGACCTGTGAGCAGTTCCGGCAGCACGGCGTCATCAATGTGGACACCGGCGAGAAGATCGCGCTGCCCGCCGGCCGGGGCGGCCTGCTCGGCGACGGCTACTTCGTCAACCAGCGCTACACCGGCTCGAACCTGCGCCTGACCGAGTTCCAGAGCGGCGGTACCGCCGTCACGCGTGACCTCGGCATCCCGATGTCGACCGACGGCAGCGAGACCCGCCGCCGCACCTGGGCCGTGGACCGCTTCGGCGGCGGCATCGCCTACGTGGACAAGGAAAACCTCGTCCACGTCGTGCCGAGCGGCGTGCCCGCCTCACCCCTGACCGCGACCCAGGCCGTCACGCCGACCGCGTTCAAGGCGGCGGACACCTGGAAGGCGTCCTGGCAGCTGTCCAAGCCCGCCGCCTCGTGGAAGCTGACGCTGAGGGCGGCGGACGGCACGGTGGTCCGCACCCTCGGCGGAGGCGAGTCCCGCAGCTCCGTCACCGCCGCGTGGGACGGCAGAACCAGCACGGGCGTGTACGCCCCCAACGGGACGTACACCTGGACGCTCACCGTCCAGCCCGCCGACGGCCAGGGCACACCCCTGACCGCGACCGGCAGGACGGCCCTTACGGGCGGCGCGGCCGTGCGCCACGACCACGTCGGCGACGACGGCGTGGGTGACCTGCTCACCCTTGACTCCTCCGGCGCCCTGGCCTTCCAGAAGGGCACGGGCAAGGGCACGTTCTCGGGGAAGGTGAGCGCGAGCGGCTGGCCCACCACCATCAAGGCGGTCCCCTTCGGTGACCTGAGCGGCGACCGCTGCAACGACGTCCTCGTGCGGCTGAGCAGTGGCGCCCTGCGCCTGTACAAGCCCGGCTGCGGCGCCGCGGTGAAGCCGTCGATGTCGTACACCTCGCTGGGGACCAGCGGCTGGAACCAGTACGACGTGCTGACCTCGGCTGGTGACGTCACCAAGGACGGCCGTCCGGACCTGATCGCGCGGAACTCCTCCACCGGGGCGGTGTACCTGTACAAGGGCACCAGCACCGGCAAGCTCTCCGCGCGCGTGAAGCTCTACGACAACTGGAAGACGTACAAGAAGGTCGTGGGCGCCGGGGACCTCAACGGCGACGGTATCGGTGACCTGTTGGCGCAGGACAAGGCCAACACGCTGTACCGGTACTACGGCAAGGGCAATGGCACGTTCTCGGCGCGGACCAGGGTGTTCGCGAACTGGGGCGGGTCGTACAACGCCGTGGTCGGGGTCGGGGACATCACCGGGGACGGGAAGGCCGACCTGGTCTCCCGGGACAGCGGCGGCAACCTCTACCGCAACAACGGTGACGGCAAGGGGTCGTTCGGCGGTCGTACGAAGATCGCGGGCGGCTGGGGCGGTTACAAGGGCGTCTTCTAG
- a CDS encoding VCBS repeat-containing protein, translated as MTRRARIALTLASLAALSAGTLTSAGPAAADTAPTPIATDGVWGIDYAAGYLASVEYRPSGLQYVVGRQLSPDGSTVLEEATRGYAGDFADGTHLQRVPCDAGDCVPLRSTGNQSVGYFQVDEYGKERAQVWMTPNNYHGTEPAVTGGRFVDATGRYFVYNAASTGKQYVDAVNRYRDEDVRLTRPVTAASVWGSALWTPGSGNGVVTQYDLESKKTVTTVSTGAPCTVKELQVIGRWIYWNCGPTGAAGVYDRTAKKNITVPSGPALVGDGYLVQHDRSAGKLMLTDFHSGTAAAARGIADLPAGNTADQRRLTWTVDKFGGGVAYVGTDRSIRVVPSGVPAQPLAKIEADLDDSDFDAAGRYSGNMTWNSVWQLNKPADWNFTVKDAQGRTDRTLRGSGTAIDLAWDGKTESGAYAYNGPKTWTLTATAADGGGTYTTTGKFGLTGGRQGHHDQGGYSYGELVTLNSSGALTLQYTKGKGTFDFKDSASGWPAGTVAVPFGDMGKDRCAEMLVRMPNGELRRYAGKCGGSYGPSSSHTSLGTGWNAYNVLTAPGDLTGDGRTDLLARKASTGDVYLFANDGASKLKPGVKIRSWATYRKIVGAGDLNGDGFGDVLVQDKAGTLWRYDGTGTGQVKERVKVFSNWGTSYNVVVGVGDITGDGKNDLVSRDTAGNLYRNNGNGKGSFGARTKIATGWQAYKGIF; from the coding sequence TTGACCCGGCGTGCCCGGATCGCACTCACTCTTGCCTCGCTGGCCGCTCTGAGCGCCGGCACCCTGACGTCCGCGGGCCCGGCGGCCGCGGACACCGCCCCGACGCCGATCGCCACGGACGGCGTGTGGGGCATCGACTACGCCGCCGGCTATCTGGCGAGCGTCGAGTACCGGCCGAGCGGCCTGCAGTACGTGGTCGGCCGGCAGCTCTCACCCGACGGCTCCACCGTGCTGGAAGAGGCCACCCGCGGATACGCCGGCGACTTCGCCGACGGCACCCACCTCCAGCGGGTGCCGTGCGACGCGGGCGACTGCGTGCCACTGCGCTCCACCGGTAACCAGAGCGTCGGCTACTTCCAGGTCGACGAGTACGGGAAGGAGCGCGCCCAGGTCTGGATGACGCCGAACAACTACCACGGGACGGAACCGGCCGTCACCGGCGGCCGGTTCGTGGACGCCACCGGCCGCTACTTCGTCTACAACGCGGCTTCCACCGGCAAGCAGTACGTCGACGCCGTCAACCGGTACCGCGACGAGGACGTCCGTCTGACCCGCCCCGTCACCGCCGCCTCCGTCTGGGGCTCGGCGCTGTGGACGCCGGGCTCGGGCAATGGCGTCGTCACCCAGTACGACCTGGAGTCGAAGAAGACCGTCACGACCGTCTCCACCGGAGCCCCCTGCACGGTCAAGGAGCTCCAGGTCATCGGCCGCTGGATCTACTGGAACTGCGGTCCCACGGGTGCCGCGGGCGTGTACGACCGTACGGCGAAGAAGAACATCACCGTGCCCTCCGGCCCCGCCCTCGTCGGTGACGGCTACCTGGTCCAGCACGACCGGAGCGCCGGGAAGCTCATGCTCACCGACTTCCACTCCGGTACGGCCGCCGCCGCGCGCGGGATCGCCGACCTGCCGGCCGGGAACACCGCCGACCAGCGGCGGCTGACCTGGACCGTGGACAAGTTCGGCGGGGGCGTCGCCTACGTCGGTACGGACCGCTCGATCCGGGTAGTGCCGAGCGGGGTGCCCGCGCAGCCGCTCGCGAAGATCGAGGCGGACCTGGACGACAGCGACTTCGACGCCGCCGGCCGCTACAGCGGCAACATGACCTGGAACAGCGTCTGGCAGCTGAACAAGCCCGCCGACTGGAACTTCACGGTGAAGGACGCCCAGGGCCGCACCGACCGCACCCTCAGGGGCAGCGGTACGGCGATCGACCTGGCCTGGGACGGAAAGACGGAGTCGGGCGCGTACGCGTACAACGGCCCGAAGACCTGGACGCTGACCGCCACCGCGGCCGACGGCGGGGGCACGTACACGACGACCGGCAAGTTCGGGCTCACCGGCGGCCGCCAGGGCCATCACGACCAGGGCGGCTACAGCTACGGCGAGCTCGTCACCCTCAACTCCTCGGGTGCCCTGACGCTCCAGTACACCAAGGGCAAGGGCACCTTCGACTTCAAGGACAGCGCGTCCGGCTGGCCCGCCGGCACCGTCGCCGTCCCCTTCGGCGACATGGGCAAGGACCGCTGCGCCGAGATGCTGGTCCGGATGCCGAACGGCGAGCTGCGCCGCTACGCGGGCAAGTGCGGGGGGTCGTACGGCCCGTCGAGCAGCCACACCTCTCTCGGCACCGGCTGGAACGCCTACAACGTCCTCACCGCCCCCGGCGATCTGACCGGTGACGGCCGTACCGACCTGCTGGCCCGCAAGGCCTCGACCGGGGACGTCTATCTCTTCGCCAACGACGGGGCGAGCAAGCTCAAGCCGGGTGTGAAGATCCGCAGCTGGGCGACGTACAGGAAGATCGTCGGCGCCGGTGACCTGAACGGCGACGGTTTCGGTGACGTCCTGGTGCAGGACAAGGCCGGGACGCTGTGGCGTTATGACGGCACCGGCACCGGCCAGGTCAAGGAGCGGGTGAAGGTCTTCTCCAACTGGGGGACCTCGTACAACGTGGTCGTCGGCGTCGGGGACATCACCGGCGACGGCAAGAACGACCTGGTCTCCCGGGACACCGCCGGCAACCTGTACCGCAACAACGGCAACGGCAAGGGGTCCTTCGGGGCGCGCACGAAGATCGCCACCGGCTGGCAGGCCTACAAGGGGATCTTCTGA
- a CDS encoding metallopeptidase family protein, with amino-acid sequence MLEMTREEFEELVAEALDRIPPELTRLMDNVAVFVEDEPPTDDPELLGLYEGTPLTDRGEWYAGVLPDRITIYRGPTLRMCDSREDVVAETEVTVVHEIAHHFGIDDARLHALGYG; translated from the coding sequence GTGCTGGAGATGACGCGCGAGGAGTTCGAGGAACTGGTCGCCGAGGCCCTGGACCGGATTCCGCCGGAGTTGACGCGGCTGATGGACAACGTCGCGGTGTTCGTCGAGGACGAACCGCCGACGGACGATCCCGAGCTGCTCGGGCTGTACGAGGGCACTCCACTGACCGACCGGGGCGAGTGGTACGCCGGGGTGCTGCCGGACCGCATCACGATCTACCGGGGGCCGACGCTGCGGATGTGTGATTCCCGGGAGGACGTCGTCGCGGAGACCGAGGTGACGGTCGTGCACGAGATCGCCCATCACTTCGGGATCGACGACGCGCGGCTGCACGCACTCGGATACGGCTGA